CGTAAATAAACACTCCACCAGTATCGGGAAGATATGGCTTACGGTCCTGTTCATCTTCCGTATCATGATCCTGGTTGTGGCTGCGGAGAGAGTCTGGGGAGACGAACAACAAGATTTTGTCTGCAACACACTTCAGCCTGGGTGCAGAAATGTTTGCTATGATCACTTCTTCCCCATCTCTCACATCAGACTCTGGGCCCTGCAGCTGATCTTTGTTTCCACACCTGCGCTGCTGGTGGCCATGCACGTAGCTTACACCAGGCACGAGAAGAAAAGGCGGTTCAGAAATGGTGAGAAAATTGATATTGaggaactgaaaaatgaaaagattcaCATTCGGGGCCCCCTGTGGTGGACGTACACCAGCAGCATCTTCTTCAGGATCATCTTTGAAGCAGTCTTCATGTACGTGTTCTATTACATGTACGATGGGTACCAGATGCCTCGCCTGGTGAAGTGCGATGCATGGCCCTGCCCCAACACAGTGGACTGTTTTGTGTCTCGGCCCACTGAGAAAACCACATTTACTATTTTCATGCTTGCTGTGTCTGGGATCTGCATGATGTTGAATCTGGCTGAGTTTTGTTACCTAGTGATAAAAATCTGCATGAAAGAACCCAGGAAAACAACGGTTTTAAAATAATTCCCCAGTTTCAGGATTTCCTAGCTCCCCATTTCCCTCAAACTTTCTTAGGTGTCAGAAAACAATCATCAATATTTTCACACTcaaggaaaagtataaaaatgaaagttCATTCACGTTTTAGAAATTATAGCCTCCCTGGGAAGCTGCCACTGGGGCAGGTTTTAAAGATTGTGAGCAAATTCAGTATTTCCGCATCCACAAATAAAGAAAGCAGCCTTCTGGCAGCAGCTTTTCCAAATATGCCTATAGCTGGGATCCTGTTGTTGGGACAGAGTCACTTTTCAAAAAGTGGGAGTGGAAAGGCTCTAATGCCCAAAGGAGAGCCAGGAATCACAAATGCACTGTGTCATCTTCAGAGGCGAGCCAATAACTGAGGGTTTCAGTCACAGTGGGGTGAAGGGATTTTTGCGGGGAACTTACGGCTTGTGAAAGGGAAGAAGACAGGGAGGTGACTTGTGTTTGTCGCAGGTATCCTGTTTTCTCTCAAGTATTCTCAAGAACAAGGAAAGGGCCTAAGAACAGAGGCACTTTATGGCAATGCATGCTATCAGCTCTGCTGGACACCAGCaatgctttttatctttttatctacTCAACTGCACTGGGGAGCATCCCCTACAGGGTTGTGGGGGGGCAGTCTCAACTGCTGTGTATGTCATTAGGTCAGTGCTGCTTCCCTCCActcacaggggctgcagcagtggGAGGAATTAAGTTTGGTTTTGCATTCTCTTGGTTGGGTCAAACAAAGGATTGTCACTTTTGAGAAGGTGGGGGCAGTGCAACTGTCTTCCTCCGCCTCTTGTCCCCCAGTGCTTTGTGAAGATTCTCAGTATAGTAGATTTTATTCGATGAAGAGACTTTTTACCACCTGACTGTGCCTCCTTCAGCTATGTACCTttaaaagtgggatttttttcagtaaaagccaagaaaaattgTCTCGTTTCATTCTGTTTGTTATCCAAAAGAAGTACTTAAACACTTACAGCATGATATGCAGTAGATTGCACCTTCCAGTGCTCCTTCCATCAGTCCCTTTTTGCTTTCTCACCtgcacagcttttcttcataaaatcttTTCCCTATCTGAGGTACCTTTCAAGTGAGTCCATCAAACCACTCCCAATCTCTCTGACGTTCCACACTGTAAGACTGAATCACCCTTCCTTTTCttacagtaggtctagcaagaaTTACAGACAGCCTGCAGAGCTAAAATAGCAAAGGGACCCAATCAGAAATGAGGAGGaacttgatatttttcttaagGCTTACGTTGCTGAGCTGTAAATTGTATATTACTAACTTGAAGAACTATGTGAGTCAGTCTGGTCTTGTCTCTCCAAAGTAGTCTCAGGCGTGTTTTATGCCTGTTATAGGCAGCTACACCAGCACATACAGCAACAGTTTATCTCCCAAGTGCCTGCCTATTGACTCAGTTTCTAGAAAACCAGCTGTTTTTCCTCCTTAGCTTTAATATGTGGCTTTTCCCCAGAATGAATGAGTGCTACCTCAGCTTTTCTATTTGCATCCATCTCTTACTGTACACTTAAGTTTATCACTGTTGGAGTAAACAAAGCTGCATTAACTAAGACCCATGATCCCTCACTGTGCATTggaagcagaacagaagcagGATCCCATTGCTTGTGAGCTACATCCAGTGTTACAACTTGACTGCAGACGGAAATCTGTCATCTAAGAggggagcaggaaaaaataaaaacaccatcctcagaagcatgaaaaaaaagatagaaagtCAATAATAATGAGCTGAACTGGAAACTTGGACTGTGAAAACATCCTTAATCCAACTGTAAAGAACAAAGCCTGGCACATATCAGGTTTGTGCTTGGTAAAGTTCCTGCATTGTTCCGTGTACAAGTATGAAGAGAACAAACTATCTACACTCCCAGTGCTCTAGTATTACATGTCTTTTCTAacaacaggacttttttttttctgaaattataatTAAAGCACTCTTGTGGTGTCTGTTTTTTCTGTATTACTTGTATGTCCTGTGTATTACTTCATGTGTCTAATGAAAATCTGTTTACCGTAATGGAAAATGTATGCACCAATACTACATTTAATAGCCAAGGGCTACTATAAGGATTTAAGTCTACTGCTGCAGGTTGGTTTTTCAATTGGCTACATTGCCTGTTATCCTGAAGACTTCATGAGCTGATAGAGGAAGGTCACATGTGACCCCTACTAGAAAGCAAATGTGCTTTGTACTAGCAGAATTGCAGCTGGAAAAGGCTGGTGATAAATAACTTAACAAGCTCCACAGGGGAGAGAGTTTGTTTTCCCAGTCTGCCTTTGAGTTTAACTGAAACTTGGAGCAAGACACACCAAAACTGGTAACAATCAT
Above is a window of Larus michahellis chromosome 1, bLarMic1.1, whole genome shotgun sequence DNA encoding:
- the LOC141737951 gene encoding gap junction beta-2 protein-like, which produces MDWGSLQAVLGGVNKHSTSIGKIWLTVLFIFRIMILVVAAERVWGDEQQDFVCNTLQPGCRNVCYDHFFPISHIRLWALQLIFVSTPALLVAMHVAYTRHEKKRRFRNGEKIDIEELKNEKIHIRGPLWWTYTSSIFFRIIFEAVFMYVFYYMYDGYQMPRLVKCDAWPCPNTVDCFVSRPTEKTTFTIFMLAVSGICMMLNLAEFCYLVIKICMKEPRKTTVLK